One genomic segment of Arachis duranensis cultivar V14167 chromosome 4, aradu.V14167.gnm2.J7QH, whole genome shotgun sequence includes these proteins:
- the LOC107485864 gene encoding protein BPS1, chloroplastic, producing MLSQNLPHQLPHKVKPQVSAFPNSETLYAKHQNETLSQLFIDLDRFDSSSSKTSKMSRPQEPHRPFFPFGNPFRMISPKGSTLSPQLLAVLHAFEVTLGERLKKLMPKSNDEILSLSWMTLAMQMLSETHNDIKTLIADLDLPVHDWDEKWIDVYLDISVKLLDICIAFSSELSRLNQGNLLLQCALHNLNSSSPKQFTRAQSSLDGWKKHIDSRNPRIEKCDGILDNLVGSLDLPKVKKSPKGKVLMQAMYGVKVQTVFVCSVFAAAFSGSTKKLIDLDVAEIYTWAPEFKSLQNLVNEEVRVRFSSGRFTVLKELEAVDSAVKELYPIIPDVMEPIETELDLKTVEQLGRVTEKLSEGLDLLAKGVDGFFQVVLSSRDALLSNLRSGGTVYDRGSGGNIGVQAVN from the exons ATGTTATCACAGAATCTCCCTCACCAGCTACCTCACAAAGTTAAGCCTCAAGTCTCAGCTTTTCCCAATTCAGAGACTCTATATGCAAAACACCAAAACGAAACCCTAAGTCAACTTTTTATCGATCTCGATCGATTCGATTCTTCTTCAAG TAAAACATCTAAAATGAGCCGTCCCCAGGAACCACACAGACCATTCTTTCCTTTTGGAAATCCTTTCCGGATGATATCACCTAAAGGATCTACCTTGTCTCCTCAACTTCTGGCAGTATTACATGCCTTTGAGGTAACTCTGGGAGAAAGGCTGAAAAAGCTTATGCCCAAAAGCAATGATGAGATACTCAGTTTATCTTGGATGACTTTGGCTATGCAAATGCTTAGTGAGACTCATAATGATATTAAAACCCTCATAGCAGATCTTGATCTTCCTGTTCATGATTGGGATGAAAAATGGATAGACGTGTACTTGGACATCAGTGTAAAATTGCTAGATATATGCATTGCATTTAGTTCTGAGTTATCACGCCTGAACCAGGGTAATCTTTTACTTCAATGTGCATTGCATAATTTGAATTCTTCCTCTCCAAAGCAGTTTACCCGAGCTCAATCTTCACTTGATGGTTGGAAGAAGCATATTGATTCTAGGAACCCTAGGATTGAAAAATGTGATGGAATCTTGGATAATCTTGTTGGGTCACTTGATCTGCCAAAGGTCAAAAAGTCTCCCAAGGGGAAGGTTTTGATGCAAGCTATGTATGGAGTAAAGGTTCAGACAGTATTTGTATGTAGTGTATTTGCAGCGGCTTTTTCAGGCTCGACTAAGAAGTTGATAGATTTGGATGTGGCTGAAATATATACATGGGCTCCAGAATTTAAAAGTTTGCAAAATCTTGTAAATGAGGAAGTTAGAGTTAGATTTTCTAGTGGGCGATTTACTGTGTTGAAGGAGTTGGAAGCAGTTGATTCTGCTGTTAAGGAATTATACCCTATTATCCCTGATGTGATGGAACCCATTGAGACAGAATTGGATCTGAAGACTGTTGAGCAATTAGGCAGAGTGACGGAGAAGCTTTCAGAAGGATTAGATCTTCTTGCAAAAGGAGTGGATGGCTTTTTCCAAGTGGTCTTGAGCAGTCGTGATGCCTTACTATCTAATCTTAGATCAGGTGGAACTGTCTATGATCGTGGCTCCGGGGGTAATATAGGTGTGCAAGCAGTCAATTGA